One region of Candidatus Schekmanbacteria bacterium RIFCSPLOWO2_02_FULL_38_14 genomic DNA includes:
- a CDS encoding 16S rRNA processing protein RimM — MTQEEMVVVGRILKVRGAKGELTFLPLTDKTDRFSLLKEVFIEKTDGSTVKKEIEKIFFYQGKGVIKFTGINSGKEAGEFLKANISIPEKERIQLPENHYFVSDLIGASVITLDGEEIGKLTDVLQTKSNDVYVVTRESEERLIPAIKDVIKEVNIKDKKIIINLIEGL, encoded by the coding sequence ATGACTCAGGAGGAAATGGTTGTTGTAGGCAGGATTCTCAAGGTAAGGGGAGCAAAGGGAGAGCTGACTTTCCTGCCTTTAACAGACAAAACCGACCGCTTTTCTCTCCTAAAAGAGGTCTTCATAGAGAAAACGGACGGCAGCACTGTAAAAAAAGAGATTGAAAAAATATTCTTCTATCAAGGAAAAGGGGTAATCAAGTTCACTGGAATAAATTCCGGAAAAGAAGCCGGAGAATTCCTTAAAGCCAATATATCAATACCTGAAAAAGAGAGAATACAACTTCCGGAAAACCACTACTTTGTCTCAGACCTTATTGGAGCAAGCGTAATAACCCTTGACGGGGAGGAAATAGGGAAGCTTACAGATGTGCTTCAGACCAAAAGCAATGACGTTTATGTTGTGACAAGAGAAAGCGAAGAAAGACTCATTCCTGCCATAAAAGATGTAATCAAGGAAGTTAACATAAAAGATAAAAAAATAATTATAAATCTCATCGAAGGGCTTTGA
- a CDS encoding ribonuclease HII: MFEFEQEVYKKGFSCIAGVDEAGRGPLAGPVVAAAVILPSHIHSSEKIPKVFTEVDDSKKLSAAKRKNLYDKLIDSGIKFGIGIVSEKTIDEVNILRATVLAMEKAISELNPKPEYLLIDGITPLSLSIKQKLIIKGDSRSCSIAAASIFAKVTRDHIMDEMHTLYPQYGFNKHKGYPTKSHLKKIIELGPCPIHRRSFKGVKDFLTTS; encoded by the coding sequence GTGTTTGAGTTTGAACAGGAAGTCTATAAAAAAGGTTTCTCCTGCATTGCAGGAGTAGACGAAGCAGGCAGAGGTCCTCTGGCAGGACCTGTAGTTGCTGCTGCTGTTATTCTACCTTCCCATATCCATTCTTCAGAAAAAATTCCTAAAGTTTTTACTGAGGTTGATGATTCAAAAAAACTTTCCGCAGCCAAAAGAAAAAACCTCTATGATAAACTTATTGATTCAGGCATAAAATTCGGGATTGGAATTGTCAGTGAAAAAACTATAGATGAGGTAAACATTTTAAGGGCAACAGTACTTGCAATGGAAAAAGCCATCTCAGAACTAAACCCGAAGCCTGAATATCTTTTAATAGACGGCATAACGCCTCTCAGCCTTTCAATTAAACAGAAACTCATAATAAAAGGAGACAGCAGGAGCTGTTCTATTGCTGCTGCATCAATTTTTGCAAAAGTCACGAGGGACCACATAATGGATGAAATGCATACTTTATATCCACAGTATGGATTCAATAAACACAAAGGATACCCTACAAAAAGCCATTTAAAAAAAATTATTGAGTTGGGACCATGCCCAATACACAGAAGAAGTTTTAAAGGCGTGAAAGATTTTCTTACAACCTCCTGA
- a CDS encoding RNA-binding protein: protein MKDFIAFLAQSLVDNPDKIEVMELGEGRTRVIELKVAQEDFGRIIGRKGRTVNAIRTLLDAASIKMKKNIVLEVIE, encoded by the coding sequence ATGAAAGATTTTATAGCTTTTCTTGCTCAGTCGCTGGTTGATAATCCGGACAAAATTGAAGTAATGGAACTGGGAGAAGGAAGAACAAGAGTTATTGAGCTCAAGGTAGCCCAGGAAGATTTTGGAAGAATCATTGGGAGAAAAGGAAGAACGGTAAATGCAATCAGAACCTTGCTGGATGCAGCATCAATTAAAATGAAAAAAAATATAGTCCTTGAGGTCATTGAATAA
- a CDS encoding tRNA (guanosine(37)-N1)-methyltransferase TrmD, whose protein sequence is MFFKVITIFPQMFESYLKQSILKKAIDSEKIKIDIIDLRNYATPPHKVTDDYPYGGDSGMVMKPEPFFKCFDDLKSICKEKFTTVYLTPDGTLFNQDTAKELSELKNIILLCGRYKGVDERVRETLVDKEISIGDYVLTGGELPAMVVIDAVSRMIPGVLGSDLSAKTDSFYEGLLSHPVYTRPPVYEGKIVPEVLLSGNHLKISRWQRYQSLKRTYLRRPELLEKITLSEEDKKYLSEIKNNISESN, encoded by the coding sequence ATGTTTTTCAAGGTGATTACCATCTTCCCTCAAATGTTTGAGTCATACCTTAAACAGAGTATCCTGAAAAAAGCCATAGATTCAGAAAAAATAAAAATTGATATCATTGACCTTAGAAACTATGCCACGCCTCCGCACAAGGTGACTGATGATTATCCCTATGGCGGAGATTCAGGAATGGTAATGAAGCCTGAACCTTTTTTTAAGTGCTTTGATGATTTGAAATCTATCTGCAAGGAAAAGTTCACAACTGTTTATCTAACCCCTGACGGAACTCTTTTTAATCAGGACACTGCAAAGGAGCTCTCAGAGCTTAAAAATATCATTCTTCTTTGCGGAAGATATAAGGGAGTAGATGAAAGAGTGAGGGAGACGCTGGTTGATAAAGAGATTTCAATCGGAGACTATGTCCTCACCGGAGGCGAACTGCCTGCAATGGTTGTGATTGATGCTGTTTCAAGGATGATTCCCGGTGTTTTAGGCTCAGACTTATCAGCAAAAACAGACTCCTTTTACGAAGGATTGCTCAGCCATCCGGTTTATACAAGACCGCCTGTTTATGAAGGAAAAATAGTGCCAGAGGTCCTGCTCTCAGGAAACCATCTCAAAATCTCACGCTGGCAGAGATACCAGTCTCTGAAAAGAACTTATTTGAGAAGGCCTGAACTTCTTGAAAAAATCACTTTAAGCGAAGAAGATAAAAAATATCTTTCTGAAATAAAAAATAACATCTCTGAATCCAACTGA
- a CDS encoding 50S ribosomal protein L19: protein MGVFQELMNEEIKNIKFPEFGPGDTVKVHFQVIEGEKERTQVFEGTVLQRKTHGINSTFTVRKISGGVGVERIFPLYSPLLKKIVVVKRGEVRRAKVYYLRGKTGKAAKVKEKEFKKENSV from the coding sequence ATGGGTGTATTTCAAGAACTAATGAATGAAGAGATTAAAAATATCAAGTTCCCCGAATTTGGTCCCGGCGATACTGTAAAGGTACATTTTCAGGTTATTGAAGGTGAAAAGGAAAGAACACAGGTATTTGAAGGAACGGTGCTGCAAAGAAAGACTCACGGAATAAACTCAACCTTTACAGTAAGGAAAATTTCCGGTGGTGTTGGCGTTGAAAGGATTTTTCCCCTTTATTCCCCTCTGCTTAAAAAAATAGTGGTTGTCAAAAGAGGAGAAGTAAGAAGGGCAAAAGTCTATTATCTGAGGGGAAAGACCGGGAAAGCAGCAAAGGTAAAGGAAAAAGAATTTAAAAAAGAAAATAGTGTTTGA
- a CDS encoding 30S ribosomal protein S16 encodes MSVVLRLTKTGTKKKIRYRVVAADSRKPRDGRFLEILGTYNSQKKEDNFSLKEDRVIRWLAQGAQPSDTVKNLLKKSGIWKKFKTKNSEEAAA; translated from the coding sequence TTGTCAGTAGTTTTAAGGCTAACAAAGACAGGAACCAAGAAAAAAATAAGATACAGAGTTGTTGCCGCTGATTCAAGAAAGCCAAGGGACGGAAGGTTTCTGGAAATACTCGGGACCTATAATTCCCAGAAAAAAGAAGACAACTTTTCACTCAAAGAAGACAGGGTAATAAGATGGCTCGCTCAGGGTGCACAACCAAGCGACACCGTAAAAAATCTGCTTAAAAAGTCAGGCATCTGGAAAAAATTTAAAACAAAGAACTCTGAAGAGGCTGCTGCATAA
- a CDS encoding Fis family transcriptional regulator: MKKHNILLIDDDESLRKVISHNLTSEGYKVASARGGREGIDLFKKEEFDLVVTDLKMSDLDGMEVLREVKRLNKDALVIMITAYGTIEKAVEALKAGAYDYVTKPFNRDELKIAVEKALRIKSLEKENLKLKSELNEKFRFDNIIGVSSKMADVLQLIKRVSKTDSTVLLLGESGTGKELIARAVHCNSSRNDKPLVIVNCAAIPEDLMESELFGHQKGSFTGALGDKAGKFEHANGGTIFLDEIGDLKLELQAKLLRVLQEKTIDKVGGVDPIEVDVRVIAATNQNLRRQIEDGAFREDLYYRLSVIPVKIPSLRERRDDIFLLIEHFLKVFKTPPNVKFSPEAIKVMENCIWKGNVRELGNVIERALLLRKGDVISPDDLPEEIRFSSAITGSFIRELPEEGISLVDIEKELLIKALEKNNWNQSKTASFLSITRATLIYRMEKYNLRRL, translated from the coding sequence ATGAAAAAACATAATATACTTTTAATTGATGATGATGAATCTTTAAGAAAAGTCATATCCCATAACCTGACTTCTGAGGGGTACAAAGTAGCCTCAGCAAGAGGGGGAAGAGAGGGGATTGATTTATTTAAAAAGGAAGAATTTGATTTAGTTGTTACTGACTTAAAGATGTCTGATCTGGATGGAATGGAAGTTTTAAGAGAAGTGAAACGTCTTAATAAGGATGCACTGGTCATAATGATTACAGCCTATGGAACAATTGAAAAGGCTGTAGAGGCATTAAAGGCAGGTGCTTATGACTATGTTACAAAACCGTTTAACAGAGATGAGCTCAAGATTGCAGTAGAAAAGGCGCTTCGGATAAAGAGTCTCGAAAAAGAAAACCTGAAGCTTAAATCTGAGCTGAATGAGAAATTCAGGTTTGATAATATAATAGGTGTCAGTTCAAAAATGGCTGATGTGCTTCAGCTCATAAAGAGAGTATCTAAAACAGACTCCACTGTCCTGCTCCTTGGTGAAAGCGGGACAGGGAAGGAATTGATTGCAAGGGCGGTTCATTGCAACAGCAGCAGGAATGATAAACCTTTAGTAATAGTAAACTGTGCGGCAATACCAGAGGATCTTATGGAAAGCGAGCTTTTTGGGCATCAAAAAGGCTCATTTACAGGAGCGCTTGGGGATAAAGCCGGAAAATTTGAACACGCTAATGGCGGAACAATTTTTCTTGATGAGATTGGGGATTTAAAATTGGAGCTTCAGGCAAAGCTTTTAAGGGTGCTTCAGGAAAAGACTATTGATAAGGTTGGCGGGGTTGACCCTATTGAGGTAGATGTCAGAGTAATTGCAGCTACTAATCAGAACCTGAGAAGACAGATTGAAGACGGAGCATTCAGGGAAGATTTGTATTACAGATTGAGCGTTATACCAGTGAAAATCCCATCCCTCAGGGAGCGCAGGGATGACATTTTTCTTCTGATTGAACATTTTCTTAAGGTATTCAAAACTCCTCCTAATGTAAAATTTTCTCCTGAGGCAATAAAAGTTATGGAGAATTGTATTTGGAAGGGCAATGTGAGGGAATTGGGCAATGTTATTGAAAGGGCACTGTTATTGCGTAAGGGTGATGTAATAAGTCCTGATGATTTGCCTGAAGAAATCAGATTCAGTTCTGCAATCACCGGCAGCTTTATTCGTGAACTTCCTGAAGAGGGTATTTCTCTTGTGGATATTGAAAAAGAACTGCTGATAAAAGCCCTTGAGAAGAACAACTGGAATCAGAGCAAGACTGCAAGTTTTCTGAGCATAACAAGAGCAACATTGATTTACAGGATGGAAAAATATAATCTCAGGAGGTTGTAA